One region of Chitinivorax sp. B genomic DNA includes:
- the lptE gene encoding LPS assembly lipoprotein LptE encodes MKVSYLMPLAAVAMLTACGFHLRGQGGSYTLPYQSMAVEGAGAIVSGLQQYLRAVPNMKLVPAADAEATVSIVNERTEKVIRSLNQSGNVSEYELRYTLTYTLLGSKRQQLFPVTDINIRRYMTYSDSLALAKEQEEAMLIRDMQQDATQQVIRRLSVFRPKPEDMSSQLPAKAS; translated from the coding sequence ATGAAGGTTTCTTATCTGATGCCGCTTGCAGCGGTAGCGATGCTTACCGCGTGTGGTTTTCATCTGCGTGGCCAGGGCGGGTCATATACCTTGCCTTATCAATCGATGGCGGTTGAAGGGGCTGGCGCCATTGTGTCAGGACTGCAGCAATATCTCCGTGCCGTGCCAAATATGAAACTGGTTCCTGCTGCAGATGCTGAGGCGACAGTCTCCATCGTGAATGAGCGAACGGAGAAAGTCATCCGGTCGTTGAATCAATCAGGTAATGTCAGCGAATACGAACTGAGATACACGCTGACCTACACATTGCTCGGGTCGAAGCGTCAACAGCTTTTTCCCGTGACTGATATCAATATTCGTCGTTACATGACTTATAGCGACTCATTGGCGCTGGCAAAAGAGCAAGAAGAAGCTATGCTGATTCGCGATATGCAGCAGGATGCCACGCAACAAGTCATCCGTCGTTTGAGTGTCTTCCGACCCAAGCCAGAAGACATGTCCAGCCAATTACCGGCAAAGGCGTCCTGA
- the holA gene encoding DNA polymerase III subunit delta, protein MQIKLEQLPQHLQRGLSSLYVLHGEEAFLLLEAADRIRSRARQDGFIEREVLTVEPGFKWNELMMAGASQSLFGDRKLLELRIPSGKPGTEGAQVLQDYCANLSSDTVTLITLPKLDRAQQSSKWFTTLDSAGVVMAAWPIDRSHLPQWISARLALQNQQVERTTLEFLADKVEGNLFAAHQEVQKLALLYPEGALSLELVRDAVLDVTRYDVFKLGEALLQGDAGRFMKVLDGLHAEGESPVLVLWALTEEIRTMLKLKQGLAMRQSLSQLMKDHRVWGERQKLMEPALRRVAIPALQAGLRKSHEIDRSIKGVSANEPWAAMMRLGLSLCASTATRFDLSA, encoded by the coding sequence TTGCAAATCAAGCTTGAACAGTTGCCACAACATTTGCAGCGAGGATTGTCCTCGCTGTATGTGTTGCACGGTGAAGAAGCTTTTCTGTTGTTGGAAGCGGCAGACCGGATTCGTTCCAGAGCTCGCCAGGATGGTTTTATCGAGCGGGAAGTTCTGACCGTTGAACCAGGGTTCAAATGGAATGAGCTGATGATGGCTGGTGCCAGCCAGAGTCTGTTTGGTGATCGTAAGTTATTGGAACTACGCATCCCGTCAGGTAAGCCGGGGACGGAGGGTGCACAGGTTCTGCAAGACTACTGTGCCAATTTGTCATCAGATACGGTCACGCTGATTACACTTCCAAAGCTGGATCGTGCGCAACAAAGTAGTAAATGGTTTACCACACTGGACTCGGCAGGAGTGGTCATGGCTGCATGGCCAATTGATCGCAGCCATCTTCCGCAATGGATTTCAGCCCGACTGGCCTTACAGAATCAGCAAGTGGAGCGCACTACCCTGGAGTTTTTGGCCGATAAAGTCGAGGGAAATCTGTTTGCGGCACATCAAGAAGTGCAAAAACTGGCCTTGCTCTATCCTGAAGGTGCTTTGAGCCTAGAGCTGGTACGAGACGCGGTACTGGATGTCACGCGGTATGATGTGTTCAAGTTGGGTGAAGCTTTATTACAAGGGGATGCAGGTCGATTCATGAAAGTACTGGATGGTCTGCATGCGGAAGGGGAATCGCCAGTGCTGGTGCTGTGGGCACTGACCGAAGAGATTCGCACCATGCTGAAACTGAAACAGGGTTTGGCGATGCGGCAGTCGCTTTCTCAACTAATGAAGGACCATCGGGTGTGGGGGGAGCGCCAGAAGTTGATGGAACCGGCATTGCGTCGTGTCGCGATTCCTGCGTTGCAGGCCGGTTTACGGAAATCCCATGAAATTGACCGATCAATCAAAGGCGTAAGTGCGAACGAGCCGTGGGCAGCCATGATGCGGTTGGGTTTATCATTGTGTGCCAGTACGGCTACACGTTTTGATTTGAGTGCATGA
- a CDS encoding HAD family phosphatase, which yields MMLNVATIEAVIFDMDGLMLDTERIALACWSQALEMHGYQVDPAIGLGMVGLNSRDSAQWIRQTLGEDFPVDVINKTSNELYLEAFSRGIPTKPGLFELLDKLESLSIPKAVATSTRRVNAEKKLVLAGILHRFAFTVCGDEVRAGKPEPEIFLRAAEGLGVTPGKCLVLEDSDPGVRGATAAGMHVIQVPDVRLPSDAIRMIGHPIVPDLHTVCALWINQ from the coding sequence ATGATGTTGAATGTTGCAACCATTGAAGCTGTCATATTTGATATGGATGGTCTGATGCTGGACACCGAGCGAATTGCGCTGGCTTGTTGGAGCCAGGCATTGGAAATGCACGGTTATCAGGTCGATCCCGCGATAGGTTTGGGGATGGTTGGGTTGAACAGTCGGGACTCTGCTCAATGGATACGGCAGACACTGGGTGAAGATTTTCCGGTTGACGTGATCAACAAGACATCCAATGAATTGTATCTTGAAGCTTTTTCAAGGGGCATTCCAACCAAGCCTGGCTTGTTTGAACTGTTGGACAAGCTGGAGTCCTTGAGCATCCCCAAGGCAGTTGCAACTTCAACGCGTCGAGTCAATGCGGAAAAAAAGCTGGTTTTGGCTGGAATCCTGCATCGTTTTGCGTTTACGGTTTGTGGCGACGAGGTGAGGGCAGGCAAGCCAGAGCCAGAGATCTTTTTGCGTGCTGCAGAAGGGTTGGGTGTAACACCAGGCAAGTGCTTGGTGCTGGAGGATTCGGATCCTGGCGTGCGCGGCGCAACGGCGGCAGGAATGCATGTTATCCAGGTGCCAGATGTTCGGCTGCCCAGCGATGCGATCCGCATGATCGGTCATCCCATTGTGCCCGATTTGCACACTGTCTGTGCTTTGTGGATAAACCAATAA
- a CDS encoding transporter substrate-binding domain-containing protein, translating into MLARLLCLLLTYLVANLVMTGHVLAQPTIMLFTTDTGTTTLHYENGQPKGILADIVRYIEKQTGLRFEIKCFPWGRTVAMGTAGRGGILGISKTEARARIFDFSEPLYFTDSILVTKRGHEFPFETLEDLRGKRIGMQAGFRLNDTFEHARQTFLTIDEDANTTTARMKKLLAGRIDAVLVGGGQEGLYQALRNDAILSTKAKEFIALPRPLTRNEFYLAIPKALGQGDAMILINAAIKQGKQSGEFARIATRHKPHEVIYEKAPVLQP; encoded by the coding sequence ATGCTCGCTCGCCTGCTCTGCCTGTTACTGACATACCTGGTCGCCAACCTCGTCATGACTGGGCATGTACTTGCGCAGCCAACCATCATGTTGTTCACCACCGACACCGGCACCACCACATTGCATTATGAGAATGGTCAGCCCAAAGGTATCTTGGCGGATATAGTGCGCTACATTGAAAAGCAGACAGGCCTTCGCTTCGAAATCAAGTGTTTTCCGTGGGGGCGAACAGTTGCAATGGGTACTGCAGGGCGAGGTGGAATATTAGGTATATCAAAAACGGAAGCCCGGGCCAGAATTTTCGATTTTTCCGAACCGCTCTACTTTACCGATTCGATTCTGGTTACCAAGCGTGGGCATGAGTTTCCATTTGAAACGCTGGAGGATTTGCGTGGGAAACGCATCGGCATGCAAGCTGGTTTTCGTTTAAACGATACTTTCGAGCATGCGCGGCAAACTTTTCTGACAATAGATGAGGATGCCAACACCACTACGGCCCGCATGAAAAAGCTACTCGCGGGGAGAATCGATGCAGTACTGGTGGGAGGCGGCCAGGAAGGGCTGTATCAAGCACTGCGTAACGATGCCATTCTGTCAACCAAGGCAAAGGAGTTCATCGCGCTTCCTCGCCCTCTAACCCGCAACGAGTTCTATCTGGCTATTCCCAAGGCACTTGGACAAGGTGACGCGATGATTCTTATCAATGCCGCAATCAAACAAGGTAAGCAATCTGGTGAATTCGCGCGGATCGCTACTCGCCACAAACCACATGAAGTCATCTACGAGAAAGCACCTGTACTGCAACCTTGA
- a CDS encoding CCXG family PEP-CTERM protein — protein MGKTTSLLATAITLAVCFGATSVASASVISYQSRYSPAGNFATGLQYQSTIDGLVATVPTAGYCDRTISTFAGISNQAVCNGGSYRDIAFHYNIAFGVGAADAGQWSFRLGPDFGKGGAVFLDGVLLAVKNDDLWWNGNFNASGELLSTTVGNLVASNHTLDIYGFEGCCDGLQSAQFRIGNGQWTTFSGQDKQNRVPEPASIALFGAALIGLRISRRLWA, from the coding sequence ATGGGAAAAACAACTTCTTTGCTGGCCACTGCCATTACGTTGGCCGTATGTTTTGGTGCGACATCTGTCGCAAGTGCAAGTGTGATTTCTTACCAAAGCCGTTACTCACCTGCGGGTAACTTCGCTACAGGCTTACAATACCAATCCACTATTGACGGTCTGGTGGCCACAGTGCCAACCGCTGGTTATTGCGATCGCACCATTAGTACGTTCGCAGGTATCAGCAATCAAGCAGTATGCAATGGTGGCTCTTATCGCGATATTGCGTTTCACTATAACATCGCATTTGGCGTTGGGGCTGCGGATGCAGGTCAATGGTCATTCCGTCTAGGCCCTGATTTTGGTAAAGGCGGTGCCGTCTTTCTGGATGGTGTATTGTTGGCTGTCAAGAACGATGATCTGTGGTGGAATGGTAATTTCAATGCTTCAGGCGAATTGCTCTCCACGACCGTCGGCAATCTGGTGGCAAGCAATCACACACTTGATATTTACGGTTTTGAGGGGTGTTGTGACGGATTGCAATCTGCTCAGTTCCGAATCGGTAATGGGCAGTGGACGACTTTCTCAGGCCAAGATAAGCAGAACCGTGTACCGGAGCCCGCATCGATTGCACTGTTCGGCGCAGCGCTGATCGGTTTACGTATTAGCCGTCGCTTATGGGCGTGA
- a CDS encoding PP0621 family protein, with protein sequence MLIRILILLVIGYLIWRWFRAREQSTKPPEIRPATQLVQCNHCHTLIPESESTKVGQRVYCSEEHAKHHQDVS encoded by the coding sequence ATGCTGATTCGAATTCTTATTTTGTTGGTGATTGGTTACCTGATCTGGCGATGGTTCCGGGCACGTGAACAATCGACCAAGCCACCTGAGATTCGGCCGGCAACGCAGTTGGTGCAATGCAATCACTGCCATACGCTGATTCCGGAATCTGAATCGACCAAGGTAGGACAACGTGTCTATTGCTCCGAAGAACATGCCAAACACCACCAGGATGTTAGCTAG
- the gloA gene encoding lactoylglutathione lyase: MRILHTMLRVGNLDRSIAFYTKVLKMRELRRQDYPEGRFTLAFIGYGAESEQTVIELTHNWDTEQYDLGNGYGHIAIEVDDAYQACEEVKQLGGKVTREAGPMKHGTTVIAFVEDPDGYKIEFIQKKAPLN; the protein is encoded by the coding sequence ATGCGTATCCTTCACACCATGCTTCGTGTTGGCAATCTGGATCGTTCCATTGCGTTCTACACCAAAGTGCTAAAAATGCGTGAACTTCGGCGCCAAGACTATCCGGAAGGTCGATTTACCCTGGCCTTTATTGGCTATGGTGCAGAAAGTGAACAGACCGTCATTGAACTGACCCACAACTGGGACACCGAACAGTATGATCTGGGAAATGGCTATGGCCACATTGCCATTGAAGTTGATGATGCCTACCAGGCCTGTGAAGAAGTCAAACAATTGGGTGGTAAGGTTACCCGAGAGGCAGGACCAATGAAGCATGGCACAACGGTCATCGCATTTGTTGAAGATCCCGATGGCTATAAAATCGAGTTCATTCAGAAGAAAGCCCCATTGAATTAA
- a CDS encoding SprT family zinc-dependent metalloprotease, with amino-acid sequence MPTPQAEQRSIKLADRHIDYILKRSAKRRTFGLRIDRNGLTVNAPARIAEAHIQALLFEKADWILDKLANWLDPVTPNLRNNATLWLLGEPLTLRMIQASKSAIKQIGNELLVGLPDESNLEITLKKWLMRQAKVYFAERLAELAGQLNVTPSKLLLSSARTRWGSCNSKGEIRLNWRLIQAPTHLIDYVVVHELAHLLEMNHSPRFWSHVTKLYPDYQQARAELKSLGPSLNLL; translated from the coding sequence TTGCCAACACCCCAAGCCGAGCAACGATCGATTAAGTTGGCAGACCGCCACATCGATTACATCTTGAAACGCAGTGCCAAGCGACGCACCTTTGGTCTGCGTATTGATCGCAATGGATTGACCGTCAACGCCCCAGCACGAATTGCAGAAGCTCATATTCAGGCATTGTTGTTTGAGAAGGCCGATTGGATACTTGATAAGCTAGCCAATTGGTTGGACCCGGTTACACCCAATCTTCGCAATAACGCAACACTTTGGCTGCTGGGTGAGCCTTTGACTCTCCGCATGATCCAAGCCAGTAAGTCAGCCATCAAGCAGATTGGCAATGAACTGTTGGTAGGCCTGCCAGACGAATCCAATCTGGAAATAACCTTGAAAAAATGGTTGATGCGTCAGGCCAAGGTTTATTTTGCAGAACGGTTGGCGGAATTGGCTGGTCAGTTGAACGTTACACCCAGCAAATTACTCCTATCCAGCGCTCGTACACGGTGGGGTAGTTGTAACAGCAAAGGTGAAATCAGACTTAACTGGCGACTGATTCAGGCACCTACACATTTGATCGACTATGTGGTTGTACACGAATTGGCACATCTATTGGAAATGAATCACTCACCTCGGTTCTGGTCGCATGTAACAAAACTATATCCCGACTACCAGCAAGCGCGGGCAGAACTGAAATCGCTCGGACCGAGTCTGAATCTGTTGTAA
- a CDS encoding lysophospholipid acyltransferase family protein yields the protein MKVWLRSLLFLLALLITTPVFAIIALLILPLAPIRRYRIVTMWSRIYMWLSVHLCGVRYRVEGIENLPDTPCIIYSKHQSAWETVAFQGIFPPQVWVAKRELAWVPFFGWGLATLSPILINRSDKRKANQQLITQGRDRIAKGFWIVIFPEGSRVPAGQVRDFKMGGARLARDLNVPIVPVALNSGEFWPKNSLWRFPGEIVVAIGPAISPDGHTVQSLTTAGESWIKHEMPRISGVGPCHPRNNSNLANTPSRATID from the coding sequence ATGAAAGTCTGGCTACGCTCACTACTGTTCCTGCTGGCACTGCTGATCACAACACCGGTTTTTGCCATCATCGCCTTGCTGATCCTGCCGTTAGCCCCAATCCGACGTTATCGCATCGTCACGATGTGGTCACGTATTTACATGTGGCTGAGCGTACATCTGTGTGGGGTCAGATATCGTGTCGAAGGCATCGAAAATCTGCCTGACACCCCCTGTATCATCTATTCCAAGCATCAATCAGCCTGGGAAACCGTGGCATTCCAAGGCATTTTTCCGCCCCAAGTATGGGTTGCCAAACGAGAGCTGGCTTGGGTCCCTTTTTTTGGCTGGGGGCTGGCCACGCTATCACCAATCCTGATCAACCGTTCAGACAAACGTAAAGCCAATCAGCAATTGATTACCCAAGGACGTGATCGCATTGCCAAAGGTTTCTGGATTGTCATCTTCCCCGAAGGCTCCCGAGTACCAGCCGGTCAAGTTCGTGACTTCAAAATGGGAGGGGCACGGCTAGCACGTGATCTGAACGTACCGATTGTCCCGGTCGCACTCAATTCTGGTGAGTTCTGGCCTAAGAATTCACTATGGCGATTCCCTGGTGAAATTGTAGTCGCCATCGGCCCGGCCATCTCGCCGGATGGTCATACAGTGCAATCCTTGACCACTGCCGGTGAAAGCTGGATCAAACACGAGATGCCACGCATCAGTGGTGTTGGCCCCTGCCATCCACGCAATAATTCCAATCTTGCCAACACCCCAAGCCGAGCAACGATCGATTAA
- the gmhB gene encoding D-glycero-beta-D-manno-heptose 1,7-bisphosphate 7-phosphatase, producing MKFVILDRDGVINYDSAEFIKNPDEWQPLPGSLEAIALLNQAGYRVIVATNQSGIGRGLFDMSALNAMHQKMHKLLSQVGGRVDAVFFCPHTAKDECNCRKPETGMFEQIAERFGIRMAGVPGIGDSLRDLQAIHAMGGQPILVLTGKGEKTRADGSLPEGTLVFDNLQQAAEYLAKLPEDE from the coding sequence ATGAAATTCGTCATCCTCGACCGCGACGGCGTCATCAATTATGACAGCGCCGAATTCATCAAGAATCCGGATGAATGGCAACCGTTACCCGGTAGCCTGGAAGCCATCGCCCTACTCAATCAGGCTGGCTATCGCGTGATTGTTGCCACCAATCAGTCGGGCATTGGCCGCGGCCTGTTCGACATGTCTGCCCTCAATGCCATGCACCAGAAAATGCACAAGCTGCTGTCACAAGTAGGTGGCCGGGTAGATGCTGTATTCTTCTGCCCACACACGGCAAAAGACGAATGCAATTGCCGTAAACCGGAGACAGGCATGTTCGAGCAGATCGCAGAACGTTTCGGCATACGGATGGCTGGTGTGCCCGGCATAGGCGATAGTTTGCGTGATCTGCAAGCGATTCATGCCATGGGTGGTCAGCCTATTCTGGTACTGACCGGCAAAGGAGAAAAGACCCGTGCTGACGGCAGCCTGCCAGAAGGAACCCTGGTATTCGATAATCTGCAGCAAGCAGCAGAATACCTTGCCAAGCTTCCGGAGGACGAATGA
- the glyS gene encoding glycine--tRNA ligase subunit beta, producing MQDTLLIELLTEELPPKALPRLGAAFAQTIVDELTKLNFVMTGVEHHVFASPRRLAVTIPNVISLQPDQQVERRGPAVANAMKDGQPTPALTGFARSCGVEVAQLTIGNDGKNDVYVHRYTKTGESLASQLVVIVETALKKLPAPKLMRWGSRDSQFIRPVHGLIMLHGDQVIDGCALELNSGRTTLGHRFLSKGEISIPHADAYARTLYEQGHVIASFVARRANIEDQLKRAASAADCQLADHEALLDEVTALVEWPAVYIGSFSEDFLKVPQECLILSMQQHQKYFPLLDANGRLQSRFLVVSNLQTDDPSHIIHGNERVLRARLSDAKFFFEQDQKQRLDARVQRLENVVYHNKLGTQLERVQRLCKLAGIIAGKLHADAKQAERAAYLVKADLLTDMVGEFPELQGTMGMYYARIDGESDIVAHAIEGHYHPRFAGDTLPQDNIAAAVALADKLDTLVGIWGIGLIPTGDKDPFGLRRHALGVLRILLESPLALDLMELLEHARACFVTANLAEDTVPKLFDFMQERLKNYLAGRDFDVTVIEAVVSQGPRRIDQVLPRVEAVTTFRSLPEAESLAAANKRIGNILKKTDAIHSAPDFTLLQETAEKALFEAVAKVKPIVESHVANQGYTDALKALAGLRETVDAFFDQVMVMTDEPLLRQNRLALLTQLGNLMNQVADISKLAS from the coding sequence ATGCAAGATACCCTGCTGATTGAACTGTTAACCGAAGAGCTGCCGCCCAAGGCGCTGCCCCGCTTAGGTGCCGCCTTTGCGCAGACGATTGTCGATGAGCTGACCAAGCTCAACTTTGTAATGACTGGCGTGGAACACCATGTCTTCGCCAGCCCACGCCGCCTCGCGGTCACCATTCCCAATGTGATCAGCCTGCAACCGGATCAACAAGTGGAACGCCGTGGCCCGGCTGTCGCCAATGCCATGAAAGACGGCCAACCCACGCCAGCACTGACAGGCTTTGCCCGCTCCTGCGGGGTAGAGGTTGCCCAACTGACCATCGGCAATGATGGCAAGAACGATGTCTATGTACATCGTTACACCAAGACAGGTGAAAGCCTGGCCAGCCAATTGGTCGTCATTGTTGAAACTGCACTGAAAAAACTGCCCGCACCCAAATTGATGCGTTGGGGATCGCGCGATAGTCAGTTTATTCGTCCAGTACATGGCCTGATCATGTTACATGGCGATCAGGTTATTGATGGCTGCGCACTGGAACTGAACAGTGGACGAACCACGCTGGGTCACCGTTTTCTGTCCAAAGGCGAGATTTCCATTCCCCATGCCGATGCCTATGCCCGTACCTTGTATGAGCAAGGCCACGTCATCGCCAGTTTTGTAGCCCGCCGTGCCAATATTGAGGATCAACTGAAACGGGCTGCATCAGCAGCTGATTGCCAGTTGGCCGATCATGAAGCATTGCTGGATGAAGTTACCGCATTGGTGGAATGGCCAGCCGTCTATATCGGCAGCTTCAGCGAAGACTTCCTGAAAGTGCCACAGGAATGCCTGATCCTGTCGATGCAACAACATCAGAAATATTTTCCGTTACTTGATGCCAATGGCCGTCTGCAGTCGCGTTTTCTGGTTGTCAGCAATCTGCAGACAGATGACCCGAGTCACATCATCCATGGCAACGAACGCGTCTTGCGCGCCCGCCTGTCTGATGCCAAATTCTTCTTTGAACAGGATCAAAAACAGCGACTGGATGCTCGAGTACAACGTCTGGAAAACGTGGTCTACCACAATAAGCTGGGAACGCAGCTAGAGCGTGTCCAACGCCTCTGTAAGCTGGCAGGCATCATCGCTGGCAAGTTACACGCCGATGCCAAGCAAGCCGAACGCGCCGCTTATCTGGTCAAGGCAGATTTGCTGACCGACATGGTTGGTGAATTCCCGGAGCTGCAAGGGACAATGGGCATGTATTACGCCCGTATCGATGGTGAATCGGATATCGTAGCCCACGCCATTGAAGGCCACTATCACCCGCGCTTTGCCGGCGACACTTTGCCACAAGACAATATTGCAGCTGCAGTGGCACTGGCCGACAAACTGGATACATTGGTTGGTATCTGGGGTATTGGCCTGATCCCGACAGGCGACAAAGACCCGTTCGGCCTGCGTCGTCATGCGCTGGGTGTCCTGCGTATCCTGCTGGAAAGCCCATTGGCACTGGATTTGATGGAATTGCTGGAACACGCCCGCGCCTGCTTTGTGACAGCCAATCTGGCGGAAGATACCGTTCCGAAACTGTTCGATTTCATGCAGGAACGACTGAAAAACTATCTGGCCGGTCGCGATTTCGACGTGACCGTGATCGAAGCTGTAGTCAGTCAGGGGCCACGCCGCATCGATCAGGTGTTGCCACGTGTCGAGGCCGTGACCACTTTCCGCAGCCTGCCTGAAGCTGAGAGCCTTGCCGCTGCCAACAAGCGTATTGGTAACATCCTGAAAAAAACCGATGCCATTCATAGCGCACCCGATTTCACATTGCTTCAGGAAACCGCCGAAAAAGCGTTGTTTGAAGCCGTTGCCAAAGTGAAGCCGATTGTAGAATCACATGTTGCCAACCAAGGTTACACAGATGCGCTGAAAGCATTGGCAGGTTTGCGCGAAACGGTTGACGCCTTTTTCGACCAGGTCATGGTCATGACCGATGAGCCGCTACTCCGTCAGAACCGCTTGGCCTTGCTCACCCAGCTTGGTAACTTGATGAATCAGGTTGCTGACATCTCAAAATTGGCAAGTTGA
- the glyQ gene encoding glycine--tRNA ligase subunit alpha: MLTFQEIILTLQNYWNKQGCALLLPYDMEVGAGTFHTATFLRAIGPEPWNAAYVQPSRRPKDGRYGENPNRLFQHHQFQVVLKPSPDNIQDLYLDSLRALGVDPTVYDIRFVEDDWESPSLGAWGLGWEVWLNGMEVTQFTYFQQVGGLDCKPVTGEITYGLERLAMYLQGVENVYDLVWAITPDGNKLTYGNVFHQNEIEQSKFAFDASNVALLFEQFNNYEAEATRLLELGLPLPGYEMIMKASHTFNLLDARGAISVTERAAYIGRLRTLSRGVAQAYYDAREALGFPMCQAK, translated from the coding sequence ATGCTGACCTTTCAGGAAATCATTCTCACCCTCCAGAATTACTGGAACAAGCAAGGCTGCGCCCTGCTCCTGCCGTACGATATGGAAGTCGGTGCCGGTACCTTCCACACTGCTACTTTCCTGCGTGCTATTGGCCCGGAACCATGGAATGCTGCCTATGTTCAACCTTCACGCCGTCCGAAAGATGGTCGTTACGGCGAGAACCCCAACCGACTGTTCCAGCATCACCAGTTTCAGGTGGTACTCAAACCCAGTCCGGACAATATCCAGGATCTTTACCTCGACAGCCTGCGTGCTTTGGGCGTAGACCCCACCGTCTACGACATCCGCTTTGTCGAAGATGACTGGGAATCGCCCTCATTGGGCGCGTGGGGATTGGGTTGGGAAGTGTGGCTGAATGGCATGGAAGTCACCCAGTTCACCTACTTCCAGCAAGTGGGTGGCTTGGACTGTAAGCCCGTTACCGGCGAAATCACCTACGGTCTGGAACGCTTGGCCATGTACCTGCAGGGCGTGGAAAACGTTTATGACTTGGTATGGGCAATCACACCAGATGGTAACAAGCTGACATATGGCAATGTGTTCCATCAAAATGAAATCGAGCAGTCCAAGTTTGCCTTTGATGCCAGCAATGTCGCACTGTTGTTTGAACAGTTCAACAACTACGAAGCCGAAGCGACTCGCCTGTTGGAACTGGGACTGCCATTGCCTGGTTACGAAATGATCATGAAAGCCAGCCATACCTTCAACCTGCTGGATGCACGTGGTGCCATTTCCGTCACCGAACGGGCTGCCTACATTGGCCGCCTTCGCACCCTGTCACGAGGGGTGGCCCAAGCCTATTACGATGCGCGTGAAGCTCTGGGCTTCCCGATGTGCCAGGCAAAATAA
- a CDS encoding transporter substrate-binding domain-containing protein gives MHISSYWRGMALALLATPMACVAADLRVSYHLAFSTPYVIVNGLTLTDGLMKDIGDAVASVSGLSVSYHVTSRARLESEIIEGRYHMTCLIVPAWFREPARMDWSIPLITENERYLIPKQAADIVELDDLNGLMLGLIKNFRYPTLEKRIADGQFIRDNSADFHQALKKLKFGRVDAMLIKDLQLNHLLKHEPDAQRFKLATRVESRNELQCAISRHLPFDRSILEHAFQQLKESGQLERIAAKYR, from the coding sequence ATGCATATTTCAAGCTATTGGCGAGGCATGGCCTTGGCACTATTGGCCACACCAATGGCTTGCGTGGCTGCTGACCTTCGGGTTTCATATCATCTAGCTTTTTCTACCCCCTATGTGATTGTCAATGGTTTGACTCTGACCGATGGGCTGATGAAGGATATTGGCGATGCTGTTGCGTCGGTATCCGGCCTGTCTGTGAGTTATCACGTCACGTCACGTGCCCGGCTTGAATCTGAAATTATCGAAGGGCGCTATCACATGACCTGCCTGATTGTACCTGCCTGGTTCAGGGAGCCAGCGCGAATGGACTGGTCCATTCCATTGATCACGGAGAATGAACGATACCTGATACCGAAACAGGCGGCAGATATCGTGGAACTTGATGATTTGAATGGCTTGATGTTAGGGCTGATCAAGAATTTTCGTTATCCGACGTTGGAAAAGCGGATTGCTGACGGTCAATTTATCCGGGATAACTCGGCTGATTTTCATCAGGCACTCAAAAAACTCAAATTTGGCCGGGTGGATGCGATGCTGATCAAGGATCTTCAATTGAATCACCTGTTGAAGCACGAACCGGACGCGCAACGATTCAAACTAGCAACCCGGGTGGAGAGTCGGAATGAACTGCAATGCGCCATTTCACGACATCTCCCGTTTGACCGGTCGATACTGGAGCATGCCTTTCAACAGCTGAAGGAGAGTGGGCAACTGGAGCGGATTGCTGCCAAGTACCGGTAG